The Candidatus Binatia bacterium nucleotide sequence TCTGGCCCGCGACTACGGCATCGACCCCGACGACGCAGCCGCCTTTGCAGCCTGGCGCGCAAGCCACCAGCCCTTCCACTGGTTCGCCGAGTTCTACGGCGTGATGCGCGAGGGCGGGTTCGATGTGGTGATTGGGAATCCGCCGTATGTCGCCACGCGAAAGATAACAAGCTACTCCGTTCGTGGTTACAAGACGGCCGCATGCACCGACATCTACGCCTGGTGTCTAGAGCGCGTCATTGACATCGCGAGCACGAAGGCGCGTACCGGCATGATTGTGCCATTGAGCCTTTCGTTCAGCGAAGATTTTGATGACCTTCGACAGATGCTCTATCGACGCTATCAAGGAAACTGGTTTTCCCACTTCGCGCGCATTCCTGCCGCCTTGTTTGCCGCCGACGTTCGGGTGCGCAACACGATTCACATCGGGCGGATTGGCGGGGAGGCCCGCAAGCCCTTGACGTCTCGTCTGCACCGCTGGTTTGAGGTAGCGCGCCCGCATCTGTTTGCATCACTGTCCTACGCATCGTTCACGCCTGCGAACTGGAAGGGGCGTATTCCCAAGCTCAACACACAGGGCCTCATTGATGCCTTTGAGAAACGGTTGGGGCCAAGCGTGCCGACCGTCGAGTCGTCATTGTCTCGGCGCGCAACGGCGCATGTACTGCACTTCAAGAAAACGGCTTACAACTGGCTGTCGTTCACCCACGAAGAAGCGCCTTGTTTTGCAGCAAACGGAAAGCGCGTCCCGCAAACGAAGTATGGGGTGATCTACCTTCGAAGTAGTGATGAGCGTGAGCTTGCCTTCCTTCTCCTCAACGGAAAGATTGAGTTCAGCTTCTGGGTAGCGATCGGTGATGATTTCGACGTCACAAAATGGATGTTCGGTGATTTGCCGGTAGCGCTGGCGCAACTCCCAACCGCGGATCAGAAACAGTTGTTGGCCATCGCGCCGGAATTGAAAGCAGCGGTGGAGGAAGCCGTGCAGTTCAAGCTCAACGCCGGCAAGCGCGTGGGCAATTACAACCTCGCGAAATGCCGGCATGTTACCGACAAGTCGGATGCGCTATTTGCCCGTGCCTTCGGCTTTGATCATGTTTGGGACGACATCGAGTTGCTTTATGTTCAGACAGTGAAGACGGATTTCGAGTCCCAGAGCGATGACGAAGAAGAATGAAGCCCGCGCTCGTCACCTTGCCACCTTATTGCACCCAGCGTGTCGGCCCTGATCTCACCGCGCGATTAGTCGGCGTTGGCGAGACGGCACTGCTGGCCGAACCGTTGCTCGGTCTGGTTGCTTCCCGCGAATGTC carries:
- a CDS encoding Eco57I restriction-modification methylase domain-containing protein, translating into LARDYGIDPDDAAAFAAWRASHQPFHWFAEFYGVMREGGFDVVIGNPPYVATRKITSYSVRGYKTAACTDIYAWCLERVIDIASTKARTGMIVPLSLSFSEDFDDLRQMLYRRYQGNWFSHFARIPAALFAADVRVRNTIHIGRIGGEARKPLTSRLHRWFEVARPHLFASLSYASFTPANWKGRIPKLNTQGLIDAFEKRLGPSVPTVESSLSRRATAHVLHFKKTAYNWLSFTHEEAPCFAANGKRVPQTKYGVIYLRSSDERELAFLLLNGKIEFSFWVAIGDDFDVTKWMFGDLPVALAQLPTADQKQLLAIAPELKAAVEEAVQFKLNAGKRVGNYNLAKCRHVTDKSDALFARAFGFDHVWDDIELLYVQTVKTDFESQSDDEEE